Part of the Anoplopoma fimbria isolate UVic2021 breed Golden Eagle Sablefish chromosome 4, Afim_UVic_2022, whole genome shotgun sequence genome, cattacagaaaaaacaaagagcttCAGTTGATACCAAATTAGAAAAtggtttacttcctgttttttttgcctttaatgATGAGTAtgttaagaaaataattgacacACACTAAGGggaggataaataaataaatttccACAAAAACGCAGctgcatttgaaaatgaaatctgggcatcaaaacatattttactcaTTTTCAGCCCACTgccacaaaaataataaagtccTCAGACGATAGTGCTACATTTGAACTGCACATACCCTCAtcacaaacaaaagctttggTAAAGTGGCAACAAATAGGGGAACAGAGAGGAAGCAATTTTATCTCCACCTCCAGTGTTTGTTAGTGGATAAACGTGTCTGTTACATTCACGGAAATATGACAGGAAATCTATGTTGGCAACAGATTAAGGCATGTTTGATGACTCTGGTCAACGGTCCTCAGGCGACAAACTTGTTCTTGGTTGTGGAGCCGCTCTTTGTGGCCGTGTCCGCATGGGACTGGTACCCGATGATCACTTTTTGCGGAACGCCTAATCTCTCTTTATACACGCgcctgaaaaaggaaaaaaaaagaaacaaattgcattttatcaaatacatttcagaCTCTTTAACATGCATACCCCTCTCTAATGTTATTGCTAATAGTGTGCCCTGCTGTAGCAAATGAGGGCGTATAATAATGCTGTATTCTCCAACAGGTCTGAAAAGCTGAAAAATGATACTGCAAGGTTTTTTCTCCAGATGTAAAAAGgacagtcccccccccccccaaaaaaaaaaatacacatttttcctcttaccaGTAGTGCCATTTATAAATCTAGAATGTTTTGGTGCGAGTTGCCAAGTGTTTGAGATACCAGCCAAATAATCCAGAcccagtttcatgtaggaatcATTTGTTTTCTACTGAACAACTCCCGCTTCACCTACTCGTGGAAGAGAGGATCGTGGCAGCGTGAGATGTCAACATTAATTGCGTCATCCTCCGCTAAATTGTAACATCAGCTAGCTCAGTGGACAGTATCGCTAACCTACATTAAACTGCACACAACAAGGATTTGAGATTATCTTGGGCAACTGAGTCATGAATTCTGGAAAGACATGGCTGTAGACATtttcaaatccatttttttGGGCCTCTGAGCAACACATGCAGAGTGTCATCTAGTTTGATTATATTAGAGAGACTGCAGACATCTCTACAGGTATTTCGAACACTCTACAACTCACACTAAAACAATTCAGATTGAGCTATaacactacaggtaagaggaatgCATTTCGGATTTTGGCGTGAAATGTCCCTAAAAGCCAAAAGGGAATCTACAACTGcactaaagtaaaagtttaaaaaaaaaaaaaaaaaccttacacAACCTTTTAACATGTATAGAAAAAAGGGCTTTAACACATTTGGGCTTTACATAAATAAGATTTTTCATAAATAGGTGCGGCGTGTTCAGGTCACCCTATGTGTGTGATGGCATCTTTGTTTTCGTAGTCTGTGGTCCATATCGCTATTTTATCTCCTTTGGCTCGGACGTTAATGACGGCGCCGCACACGTCGTCACTGTGGTCATCAAACCCCTCGCCCACAAGACACAGCAGCTGTAGGAGAAaacagacaattattttttcaaaatgcctTTTTACTTGGGAGCAGTTTGAGAAGTGATGGGCCTTTTCAAAGCAGGCATTCTGACTTGTCACAATAGGAGAAGCACAGGTGcttttaaacaacataaacaatgGCACCGCTCTATTCATTCGTGTGCCGGTAAGCCACGACAGTGTGACAGCGAGCGAACAATGCAAGGACCCTGAAACCAAAGCAGCAAAATGAAGTCTATtgtttacacctgtgcttttcctgcttttgtGACAAATGTCTTCCTGGAAAACGGCCTAAAACTACAGTTGTTGTATACTAGTTAAAGTAACCGATGATCGGCAGCAGTGAACATACCGTCTCCATCCAGAACCGGTCCAGGTCTGCTCTACGCTGCTGCTTTGACAGAGTTATCAGCCAGCGGCCACCTCGTCGATTCCGTCCATCCTCCCACATGGGCTCAATCCCATCCTTCATCCACATAAAAGGTCAAAGATCAATACACTATAAATATCCCCATATATCCATAATGAATAATCAGTTTCCCTTTGGATCAGGATAGGAGCAAACAGTATACATCCCATCACCACTAATTAGACGAGTTAAATTTAATTGTTGTTCCTCTAGGCATTATTTACTAAACTAATTTAATACCAATTTATATGCCAACTGTACATAATGATAAAACTATTCCACTTGATAAACGAGTCACACTCTAAATTCACTTTGCATAGATTTGTGGACAGCCATCGTCAAACATAAAGAGAGGCTTACATGGTTCCTAATAGAAAGGTAAAATTAATGTGATTTTATATTGAAGTGGTCAACTACTGCATTGaagaaacattcaaatattaGTTTCCGCTTTGTCTgaatacagaaaatgaataaattccAATTATGgtctgttttgttatttatgctaaaatatatatatttttttaattgtaattacAACTTAAGAAGAGGGGCAACCGTCAATTATGTGCAAAAACCAAAAGAAGCACCAGATAAAGTTATTAACCAACAGTGTTGTGCTCTGTTCATTTGGGTGTGGAGAACTAGGGTGTGTGCACTTTCACAATATTGTGGTACCAGAAGCCACCTTTCAATCCTCTGTTTCCAAGTGTCTGATATTATTTATGATAGATGAGATCCAGTTTCAGTCTAGACTGATGCTGATCCCTAACTTTTTCCTCAAAGCCCTTTGTGGTCATCAGAGAAGATAAAGTGAAGTGCAGCCTGACTTGCTGCTATTACCTGAAACAAACGGTGTTGTGATTCCCCCTCCCAATGGGTATATGTATCACTAGTGATGGAGGGTCAAAGTCAGAAAAACTCTAATGAATGAATCACCCATCGGGCCATCTGACTTCATGTTTGATAGGCTTGGTTCTTTGTAATAAGATAGCATGGCCTCTGAACGGACCACATCTACAATACACCAAAAGaacatagtttttcttttttgttctgaACTACGGATGCAACGATTGAAATCTGGAAAGGTTCTAGACTTACTTTTTACAACCATCCCAAAAAAGAATTTCAACCGTCCCGAAGTTattgtaaacaataaaaaatatatatatattttctttgattaaaaaaacatattggcATTAGTGGTTTTAATGATACATTATACGCTGCTTAAAACTAGTTAGAAaattaaacaggtcataatctTTCTGTCTATTTTATAACGTTATGAAAATATCTCCTTTAAACGGCTGTATACGTTCAAGTTTCGCTCAAGATAACATTTCAACACAATATGATAGCGTTATAATTTACCATCACCCAGTACTCTGAGTAGAGCTTTAACACATCATAATGCAAGTCAATGCAACGTTAGCTGCGTTATTAGAAGAAGAGCCAGTCACTGCGATTACTCAGAGTAACATGCattgaaatgaataataataagtgtaataataataaatgttttgaggTTGTGCCTCCTCGGCTTATTGTGTACTTGTGACAAATCACATGCTTCCCTCATGTGGAAGAACTTCCACACCGACGATTTGCGCGTGTGACTGGGATGTTAAGTTAAACTGTCATGCGGCAGCTCACGTGTGTTAaatgtgatgtgaaaaaaatatgagaCAGATCGGTGGGTCACCTGTCATCGCCAATCAGCTGAAAACCAGCCTGTTTTGTTCGGCTGCCTATTGATCGGCGCATCTCTACTCTGAACTACATAAATAACATGCATATCTTTTAACAGTAGAAGCTAAGACAATGAACTGTTTTAAATGGATATAATGTCAAATATCAAAAGACAGCGATAAAAGCATTCTTACCTTAAACAGCGAGTAGTCACAGCCAGACATCAAGTTACTTGATAGCTGAATGTGATTGTACAATCTGGAAATGAGGGGTGATACTTTATGTTTAACAGCttttaaacagaaacacttTTGGCAATCCGGCTGGAAAACATGGTCAAATATGAATTGTAACGTCACGCAAAATCAACAGCTGACTAATTAATTATCGATGAGTTGTatcttattttacagtaaatagACTGGCAGGAAAAAACTAGAATTACTGTCTCACGGGCTTATGCCtagacctttgacctccaaaattTAAATCGGATAATCTTTGAATCTAAGTGGACGTTTGGGCCAAATTTGAATGAATTCCCTCAAGGCATTCATGAGATATCACGTTCAAGAGAATGTCACGAACAGAAACATAAATTAATCACAATGTCTTCAAATTTAATTTTCCCCATTTTGAAAccaatgtttttatgaatagGTCTGATTTTGTGTAATTGGACAGATTTAGTGTTGTCACATGTATAGCGATAATATACTTACGCCCAGAAGTCTTCCACAGTGTCAAATTTTGAGATGAGGCGAAGGTTGGCTTGccatgttttgcttttgtcGTTCTTGAAAAACCAAAGAGCCCACCTGCAAATCAAAAAAGAGTTAGTACAGACAAGAGATTCACACATTTCCTTTAAAACTATTGCACCCAATATTGAGATGAAATATACTTGCTTGAGGAAGGaaaagaaggggaaaagagGTTGGGCCTTACTTGTTTTGTAATGGATGCTTGATGTAGGATTCAGGACTCATAACCTTTTGAATGATTGTTTCACATTGTTCCTTTTCAGGATTAGTAGGGACTGGAGTCGACAActaggaaacaaaaaaagtacaaagatgcattaaaaagaaattctTACAGAGGaatgtcaaaaatgtctttaaaactCTGATGACTGCTACGCTGTTTGTAACTATTTAACTTTTCTTATagtcatacagtaccagtcaaaagtttggacacaccttctcattgaactactttgaagaatgtaaaatataaaacatattctggtttgttgagcatttgtttgtttaccacataattccatatgtgttccttcatagtttggatgtcttcaatattaatctacaatgtagaaacaaaataaaaataaagaaaaaccattgaatgagaaggtgtgtccaaacttttgactggtactgtataaatacacgaTTAACAATGATCCAGTGGTATAACACTGACAATAGCCACTctgcattatgattatttattacttttgataggctaagatttgtagcaaatacttctgatattatctttttaaactggaatgcaggacttttacttgcactttttaaactgtgatatcgtaaaaacattttttttaccactgttgttgtaaagtagaatatatataaatatatataaataaataaatatatataaatatatatatataatatatataaaaataaaaaatataaaaggtaaatattgatatatatatataatatatggtataacacacagtaccagtcaaaggtttggacacaccttctcattgaactactttgaagaatgtaaaatataaaacatattctggtttgttgagcatttgtttgtttaccacataattccatatgtgttccttcatagtttggacatcttcaatattaatctacaatgtaaaaaataataaaaataaagaaaagacatttaatgagaaggtgtgtccaaacttttgactggtactgtagtaaaaaaacaagtattataaataagcaataaaaacaggaaataatattaaataagtaaaagtaaaaaatccacaataactaaaaatattgtatatacagacagaataattggtGTAATTAAACTGTGTGAGCGTAGTGACATTATactagtaaaaaaacaagtattttaaataagtaataaaaacaggaaactccatatgtgttccttcatagtttggatgtcttcaatattaatctacaatgtagaaaaaaataaaaataaagaaaaaccattgaatgagaaggtccaaacttttgactggtactgtttatttgaactttttttttttaaatatatattgttatggTCAGAGCTTTGATACTTTTGGATGTGTGTAAGAGGGGGTTGTAGACTGGgggtattatatttattatattatatttatagagTATGAAAAGGGTCTGTTGTTTTTACCATATTGTATTTCTGAACTGTTTGTGTTCAAAAGTCTTAAGTTGTATAATATATGTTTCAATCTGTCTAAACCCCAAACTTACAGCTGTAATTGAGcaaaacataattatata contains:
- the eif4ea gene encoding eukaryotic translation initiation factor 4E-1A, giving the protein MATALVLSTPVPTNPEKEQCETIIQKVMSPESYIKHPLQNKWALWFFKNDKSKTWQANLRLISKFDTVEDFWALYNHIQLSSNLMSGCDYSLFKDGIEPMWEDGRNRRGGRWLITLSKQQRRADLDRFWMETLLCLVGEGFDDHSDDVCGAVINVRAKGDKIAIWTTDYENKDAITHIGRVYKERLGVPQKVIIGYQSHADTATKSGSTTKNKFVA